The Agromyces mangrovi genome contains a region encoding:
- a CDS encoding sensor histidine kinase: MSDHDTAPRQRRGYFGLWAGMPRELVFLLIAMPIAWVGFSVVVGLISTGFGLLVLVVGVLFLTATFYVARGFGWTELRLLHWTGRPEIRSPWPPASSTPTFWRGAFGPFIDGHYWLYVLHVLVVAPIVSLFTFIVTVVWVSIGLGGATYWFWERWLPLDGQNVWTIEYVWEFVFAVPLTADPRQAEAVFFLVLGLIFLVTLPLITRGLTLIHQGVALGMLGPWRSQALEREVQQLSASRGAAVQAEDRSLRRLERDIHDGPQQRLVRLQMDLAAAERAIARDPEVAPQVLGEAREQAREALDELRALSRGFAPPILQDRGLAAGLASLAARSPVPVEEHLALPEDAQIPAEIERNAYFIAAELLTNAAKHASARAIGLHCSVRRAPVGGESWLDLWVIDDGAGGAMTLPGHGLSGLEERVRGLRGILRIDSPAGGPTTAGAHIPFVQQAAPAVPPEPEDAAAVS, from the coding sequence GGGCCGGGATGCCGCGCGAGCTCGTCTTCCTGCTGATCGCGATGCCCATCGCCTGGGTCGGCTTCAGCGTCGTGGTCGGCCTCATCTCCACTGGCTTCGGCCTGCTCGTGCTGGTCGTCGGCGTGCTGTTCCTCACGGCGACCTTCTACGTCGCGCGCGGGTTCGGCTGGACCGAGCTGCGCCTGCTGCACTGGACCGGGCGACCCGAGATCCGCTCGCCCTGGCCGCCCGCGAGCTCGACCCCGACGTTCTGGCGCGGCGCGTTCGGCCCGTTCATCGACGGGCACTACTGGCTGTACGTGCTGCACGTGCTCGTGGTCGCGCCGATCGTGAGCCTGTTCACCTTCATCGTCACCGTGGTCTGGGTCTCGATCGGCCTGGGCGGGGCGACGTACTGGTTCTGGGAGCGCTGGCTGCCGCTCGACGGGCAGAACGTCTGGACCATCGAGTACGTCTGGGAGTTCGTCTTCGCCGTACCGCTGACCGCCGACCCGCGTCAGGCCGAGGCGGTGTTCTTCCTCGTCCTGGGCCTCATCTTCCTCGTCACGCTGCCGCTCATCACGCGCGGACTCACGCTCATCCACCAGGGCGTCGCCCTCGGCATGCTCGGCCCGTGGCGCTCGCAGGCGCTGGAGCGCGAGGTGCAGCAGCTCTCCGCCTCGCGCGGCGCCGCGGTGCAGGCCGAGGACCGGTCGCTGCGCCGGCTCGAGCGCGACATCCACGACGGTCCGCAGCAGCGGCTCGTGCGGCTCCAGATGGACCTCGCCGCCGCCGAGCGCGCGATCGCCCGCGACCCCGAGGTCGCCCCGCAGGTGCTCGGCGAGGCCCGCGAGCAGGCGCGCGAGGCGCTCGACGAACTGCGCGCCCTCTCGCGGGGGTTCGCCCCGCCGATCCTGCAGGACCGCGGCCTCGCCGCCGGCCTCGCCTCGCTCGCGGCGCGCAGCCCGGTGCCGGTGGAGGAGCACCTCGCCCTTCCCGAGGACGCGCAGATCCCCGCCGAGATCGAACGCAACGCGTACTTCATCGCCGCCGAGCTGCTCACCAACGCGGCCAAGCACGCGAGCGCGCGGGCGATCGGCCTGCACTGCTCGGTGCGCCGTGCACCGGTCGGCGGCGAGTCGTGGCTCGACCTGTGGGTGATCGACGACGGCGCCGGCGGCGCCATGACGCTGCCCGGTCATGGCCTGAGCGGTCTCGAGGAGCGCGTGCGCGGGCTCCGGGGCATCCTGCGCATCGACAGCCCCGCGGGCGGCCCGACGACCGCCGGCGCGCACATCCCGTTCGTGCAGCAGGCGGCGCCCGCGGTGCCGCCCGAGCCGGAGGACGCCGCGGCCGTATCCTGA